One part of the Actinomycetes bacterium genome encodes these proteins:
- a CDS encoding phage integrase SAM-like domain-containing protein, whose protein sequence is MAQVEADLLRGGLTDPRLSRITFGEWAERWQQTTADLRPGTRVLYDYLLRRFLLPAFGTTPLGKLDPMTVRTWLGGLHDAGEVTPTTIAKAYRLLRRILNVAVEAGYLPRNPCAIKGAGVERAAEMRHVTIPQLTALAETVPARYRALILVAGFGGLRWADQDRGGPAGGDAAGGGRGRAG, encoded by the coding sequence TTGGCCCAGGTCGAGGCCGACCTGCTGCGCGGTGGCTTGACTGACCCGCGGCTGTCGCGGATCACCTTCGGTGAGTGGGCCGAACGGTGGCAGCAGACCACGGCCGACCTGCGACCGGGCACCCGCGTCCTTTATGACTACCTGCTGCGACGATTCCTGCTCCCGGCGTTTGGAACGACGCCGCTTGGCAAGCTCGACCCGATGACGGTCCGCACCTGGCTTGGCGGCCTCCACGATGCCGGCGAGGTCACGCCCACCACGATCGCCAAGGCGTACCGGCTGCTGCGCCGCATCCTCAACGTCGCGGTGGAGGCTGGCTACCTGCCCCGCAACCCGTGCGCGATCAAGGGGGCTGGCGTCGAGCGGGCGGCCGAAATGCGCCACGTGACCATCCCACAGCTCACCGCTCTGGCCGAGACGGTCCCGGCCCGCTACCGCGCGCTGATCCTGGTCGCCGGCTTCGGTGGGCTGCGCTGGGCCGACCAAGACCGAGGCGGGCCGGCGGGTGGTGACGCTGCCGGCGGTGGCCGTGGCCGCGCTGGCTGA